CTGCAAAACCCCCCCATCATTTCCAtagatttcttcttcttgtcattTCCCTTTAACTCCTTTTTGTTTGATCTTTTGTAATTTATCACTTGATAAAGTAGTCACTAACTAAACAACATATATACAAACACAAAATAGAGATGGATGCTGAAAAGAAGAGTGCCCATTTTCACCAAATCTCAACTCATAAACCACAACTACTTGTCCTCTCTTCGATCCAAGAGCAACCTTCTTCAAAAACCTCAGACAAGCCCACAATCAAAGCTTCTGTTGCTGATGTTGACTCCGAGATTGGAGTATTCGGCGCAGAAAAGTACTTCAGCATGAAACTAGATCATGTTGACTCCACGGTGGATATCACTAAGCCACACGAGAAGGAAAACAAAGAGTATCATCCTCATACTAATACTCAGTTGACGAAAACGACGTCATCTAGATCAAGAACAAGCCGACATGGAACTCCAAGTGTAAGATCCGAGTCAAGTTACAACAGTCAAACCTTTCTCATGAGGATGAACAACAACAATGACAACAAGCAACGTAAAACAAACGATGTAAGCGTCTCTTTTGGTGGGTTTAGATGCAACGGTCCATGCTCGGGGGTTAAAACCATCAATACCGACAGAAAGATAGCTGGTAAAGGTAGAAATTATGATCGAGATTTCGTTGCTTACGACGCAAGAAAGCACATGGATAAACCAAGACCCATGATTCCAATACCTATCCAAAGGTCTGATATCGCCATGAACCTCGAGAGAAAGCTCTCTATGCTTACATGGGACGCGATACCAAACCATAAGAACAACATTCACAACAATGGTAATAACTCTTCAATGAGCAGCAAGACACAAGAGGAGGAGACAGCAAGCGAAGCGAGTTCTGATTTGTTTGAGATTGAGAACATAACGAGCAGTGTCTATGAGCCTAGTGAGGTTAGCATTGGATGGAGTGTGGTGACGGGAAGTATGGCAGATCAATCGGTCATTTCGGATTTCGATATTATGAAGAGAGGCACGAGAAGTGGTTCGGTGGTTAAAACTAAACCGGTGATTGCTGAGAAAGTCCGGTCGGGTGGGTTTTTGTCGGGTTGTAAGAGTTACAAAGCTGTCTCGGTTGTTGATAGTGCTAAAAATGTTAAAGAAGCAGCCAAGGTTGATCATCACGAGATTTCTCAgcataagaagttaaaaactgAGATTAGGATTCAAGACTTGAGTTTTCTTTAAGAAACAAAGTATGTGTGTGTCTTTATAAATTATAGCTATTTTCAAATGTTTTGTAATATTTGCTTGTGTGCATGATAATGGATTTTGATGATTTGGTCTGTTGCTGGTTTATGTTATCAAACCCTAGAGTATTGTGATTTTAAGAAAAGAatcaatggaaaaaaaaactctataaaatTTCGAGTTCTTTGGAGTGATCTAAGTTTTAAGTTTTCAACGGTATGTTTATTCAATTATGACGTATCTAACTGTAAGGTTAAGAGGTGACATTAACATATAACTTTATCATTTCTACACCACAAGTTTCAATGTTTCATATATCACATCCATGCTAAACGCTTGATGGGAACGAGTTATGTAATAAAAACATTGTGATTATATAAATCTTTCTCGTGAGTCTTGATCAGTCTTGACCCCACAAATTTTGCATGTGGATAATAACCAATAAGAAACGTCGACGATAACTTGACGTCGAGACAAAGAATTATTTATTAGTCTCTGTGAGATTATACAAAAATGGCATTAACATTGGCTATGCGTTCGTAGCCATGCAATTACAAACTTAGGGTTGGTAGTAGTAAATGTGAAGGGAATATTCTCAAACTGAGACCAATCAATAACTCGAAAAATGTCTATagccctgttcgtttgctcacccaggtgatccatctgggtgaagatgcaaattgatgttcgtttagtgcattataatgctacatccagatggatcacccagctgaatttttaaaaactcatctcaaattctcatccaaatgaaggtgagtcttgatggtgcatctggatgcagatgcatctagttcagtccaaaataataaatgacaaaaatgaccttttaaaatagaaatattattttcaaaccgtcaatcttatttttttgcaaatacatttttccgccaaaaccagaaaatacattttctcgcaaaaacggaaaaacacactttcccgccaaaaccgcaagatgcatttttccgcaaaaaacataaaacacacattttcattaaaatacatttttcagcTAAACCAGTAAAACCACACTTTTCGACCAAAGCCTAAAAAACGcatattcccgccaaaactccaaaagcattttccggccaaaaccgcaaaaagcattttccagccaaaaccggaaacaaagcattttctcgccaaaacaaaaaaaaacgcattttctcgccaaaaccaaaaaatacaatttttccGCGAAAacgaaaaatacaattttcccaccaaaaccggaaaacggaattttcccgccaaaaccagaaaatggAATTTTCcaaccaaaaccagaaaaatgcatttttcagccaaaaccggaaaacagaattttcccaccaaaaccggaaaacgggattttcccgctaaaaccggaaaaacgcattttcccgccaaaaccggaaaacgcattttcccgccaaaaccggaaaaaatgtattttcccgccaaaaccggaaaacttattttcccgccaaaaccggaaaacgcattttcccgccaaaaccggaaaacgcattttcctaccaaaaccgaaaaacgtattttcccgccaaaaccggaaaacgcattttcctgccaaagctggaaaaatgtattttcccgccaaaactggaaaaatgcattttcccgccaaaatcggaaaaatgtattttcccgccaaaacgcaaaaaataacttttcccgtcaaaatcgtgaaaaaaaaacttttcccgtcaaaaacacttttcccgccaaaacttcaaaacacactttttccgtccaaaccgcaaaaacgtattttccgccaaacccataaaacttatttttctgccaaaaccataaaaatgcactttttcgcgAAAAACACATTTCCTCAAAAAtcgcaaaaaatattttcggcgaaaaccgtaaaaatgctatttttccactgaaacgtaaaaaaaaatatttgtcattttattaacaagtctaCCCGGATGCAGATGGAAATTAAAAATGACAAacaaacgaacatagttgcattcagatgattcatctggatgcatggacgaaatgaagaaacgaacaacatccagatggagcatctggataagacatctagatggaccatctggatgcatcttccagatgtacaaacgaacagggcctaagttaatcttttttttttttgtcatcgtcTGTTAATCTTTTCTATAAGTATTGTGGTACCACCGGCTATGGAGAATGTtttcaacaatattaattattttgtgaCCACCTTACCCAATTCCATTCAATatttaataagaaaaagaagtatacctgttattttttaaaaaatatatatgcacaTAAATTCCCAACTAGAGCCAAACAACTCTAATAAATCGAACGTCGAATATGAATAGTGCGATACCTTTTTCTCTAAAAAGCCATCCccataaacaaatatatgaaagtGGATTGGTTAATAATTAGttcttatacaaaaaaaaaaagttaattctAAGGTATGGGCGTTTTTACCCCAATCCGAAGTACATACCTCAACTCAAACCGGAAAAATTAACAGAAACTGGATCTAAActgttatacaaaaatatccaAACTGGATTTATGAGCTTAGTACTTTGGAGTTTGGTTATAactcaaaccgaaccgaaatccaaaCTAGGATccgaaaatatctaaaattagttacatatgttaatgtttttatacATGTTAAGgtgattttgatattttagagtattcaaaaaaaaaactgtagtttgttttatttgttattttgaataatttttagttaatttagatattttaattagatttatgaataatttttatattttggtttttttgtcaattttgaagtttaaaatatatacatttagacGATTTCAAACATTGATTATGATCTGATTTGAACCGAATCCAGAATAAATTAAACCGAACCCGACTcgataattagtaaaacttgaATGAGACTTGCAAGCATAATACCAAAAATCCAAATCAACCGGGCTTCCCGAACTCCCAGGCCCAAGCCTAGTTAATTCTATGAGAGTGTACATTCTTCATTTGCCGTCTACTGGCCCATGTTTATTTCAATTAGGGTGTTCACTAGCCGGTAGGGCTCTTTAGAAAGCCCGTTATAAGCccatgtatataaaatattaacaagttGCTGCAACTCCACTTTTTCCAAATGCAAGTTAATGATTAGTAAGCATTTATCTGACAAGAATATTAAATCTATAAATATGAATATGATCATCATAATTCATAATACTGTATTAATGTTTGATTTGTTACCTAACTCTTATTGGTCCCCTTATTACATGATTTCTTTTGTTGTCAACACATGATATcttctttaataatttttttttttaaaagaaacttaCACAGAGCATATTGTTAATCAATGATCCGTAAATGTAGTagattttaattgataaaaagcTAAATAAAACATACACAATGAAATCTCTAAAATACCCAGGTTTTATGCGAATTGACAAGAATACCCTTATCACCTAACGTGGCGTCCTCTTATTGGTTAGGAAAAACCTccccaaaaccctaaactccacgCTTTTATAGATCAACGAGAGTTAGGGTTTTAGCCGCTGCTCTTGTGACGGAACTTAAAAAGCAGAGAGAGAGCATAAAGAGGAGTCTGTGGAATTGCAATTAGGGTGGAAAGCTGAGGATGGTGGGGGACAAGAGCAAGAAGGCGAAGACTGATGAGGAGAACGTCGAGCAAATCGATGGAGAGCTTGTCCTGTCCATCGAAAAGCTTCAGGCCATTCAAGACGACCTCGAGAAGGtataattcattaaaaagaagaaacaccctttttattttttttgtctgaattgGATTGCTCTTGTCTCGATTAGGTTTTGCATGATCCAAAGTCTGTGTCTTTATGtatgttgttgttattgttgttgttgtgtctgAATTGGATTTGCTCTTGTCTCGATTCGGTTTAAACTTGATTTAAAGTCAGATTCTTTAAGTATGTTGTTGTGTCTTTCAATTTAAAGTTGGTCTTTTTGTTGAATTTGCGTTATCCTTTTTTGTTTGGTAGATAAACGAGAAGGCTAGCGATGAAGTGTTGGAAGTGGAGCAGAAGTACAACGGTATAAGGAAGCCTGTCTATGACAAGCGTGGCGATATCATCAAAGCCATCCCTGACTTCTGGCTCACTGCTGTAAGCAAAAGCTTCTCTTGTTCTGTTTTTCAATTGCAGAGTTTTTTAAACTTATTGTTGTCTTGTCTCTAAATGTGCTTCCTTTTGGTCAGTTCTTGAGCCACCCTGCTCTTGGTGAACTTTTGACTGAAGAAGACCAAAAGGTTTGTGTTTTCCTTATACCCTTTCCTTAAGAGATTGATTCACCTCTTAGATTCATATTCTTTTCTTTGGTTTGATAGATATTCAAATATCTAAGCTCTCTGGAGGTTGAGGATGCCAAAGATGTGAAGtctggatactctatcactttTGTAAGTTTCTGCtctttatttgtatcatttatcaTATCTCTGATTGATCTATAGAACGCCAAGGGATAAGTTTGTTAGTTTGTTAGTATACTGATTGTTATTAAATTTGTGTGGACTACAGAACTTCAATCCCAACCCTTACTTTGAGGATGGGAAACTAACTAAGACCTTTACCTTCCTGGAAGAAGGGACAACCAAAATAACAGCCACACCTATCAAGTGGAAAGAGGGCAAGGTAATTTTATATTTGCACAACATAAGCTTATTTCTTGAATTGTCTCTCACTGTTCCGAACTATGTTTTCTCAATTATGTATGAAGGGCTTGTCAAATGGAGTTGATCACGAGAAGAATGGAAACAAACGTGCCTTACCTGAAGAGAGGTATAAGTCGACGACTTAAGAGCCTTTCTGATTAGCAAAAATCACATGTCTAATGACTCTTTATTTTAACTATCCTTTTTTCAGTTTCTTTACCTGGTTTAGCGATGCTCAACACAAGGAAGAAGACGTTGAAGTAGAGATCCACGACGAGGTAATGATCTAGTATATCACAGTGACTTGTTTGTTAGAGTGACATCATGTCTTGTCCAATTTGAACTCAGAATTTTGTCTTGTTGCAGGTTGCGGATATCATCAAGGAAGACTTATGGGCTAACCCTCTCACCTACTTCAACAATGTAAGCTATTCTCccttttttctaattttaacaTTGGTAAGAGTATATAAGTTACTAGAAGGGTTTGGTAAATCGTTATATGCAACTTTTTAGGAGGCTGATGAAGAGGattttgatgatgaagatgatgaggtaaAGCATCttctttcctttgcttggtttaATTTTCTGCTGGAGATTATATGATATGTTACATGTCCTGTGACAGAGCTTTATTGTAATGTATAAAACAAGTGCATTTAGTCTTTGACctgataagttttttttgttttttttttcaaaccttCTAGGGGGAAGAAGGTGATTCTGATGAAGACGATGACGCAGAAGGCGAAGATGGTGAGGAATGATTGGAGAGGCGCTTCCCCATAAACCACCATTTGCTTACATGTCTTCTATAACAGAGTGTGTGTTGAAAGGTTTTTAATTTTAAGCAAAATGGTCATGACGACAACATATAAGACAAGCTTTTCATGCTTCGATAAGAATacattttagctattttaatctttttgttTGTAGGAGTTCCATTTTCAGTCTTTGTTGCAGAGTCCTGCTTAAACTGTTTTCGAGTCTGACATATCTATTCTCTTCTACTCTTCTTATATAAATGTTCTCCTctcttttgtgtgtgtttagtGAGAAAGATGAGAAACGAACACGAAACGTAGCTCTGTATTCTATTACCAACATCTTGAAGAAGTCAATTGAATCTTCGGTTTGGATTAGTCACTTctttttttggtacaaatatacCAACTAGATCATAAACATggcaatttaaatatatttttgaaagcGGTCTGCCAAAAACGCCCTTAACCTAAATAGTACAAACTTTAGCAATAACACACAACCAAAAAAATTGCAGTACAAAAATAAGTTGCACAAAATCAGTTTCTCATCGTAAATTAATCTTAAccgttttattttgtaattggaaAATGTAGAATTATTATTAACGGTTACTTTTAAGCCGCAACAAAGATTATTGTATCATCAGTTATTTTTTAGTTCAACAGTTAAATTCTTGATTGGTATCGTACGTTACAACTTGTAGCATAACTGGTTATAACTTATACTAGTATGTTAATTCTTTTCCAGCCAgtatgtttattttgttttcatataaaatacatagaaAAAGTCGTAAATCTGAAATAATTCTCCCTTTAAATGCAAATTTTTAGGAACTTAATTAATGACGTATAATATGGAGCCACCCAGAGGATCAAATGAACTACGATTAGATATCGGTCAGATATAAATAATCATTACTAATAGCGTGGGAAATCTAATAGAACTAAACGTACAGACAACAAActataattgtaaaaaaaaaaaaaaaaaaaaaaaaaacaaactataatTGTCACAAAACGCGAGTAGACATAGTTCTACATAGGCTATGAATGTTGAACGCGTTCCGTAGCGGGACGAAGCGGTCCGCAATGTTGTGTTACCATTCATATGCATTTTGTTTTCTTGGATAATGAGCaaagtaaaataataaacaaaacaaaatattacttTATAGTCTTGTCAAGGCAGAACGCACGGTGTGTTCAATACGTAAGTATAAGGTGTGGTTAGGCTATACTGTAggtggtttaaatattttttgttttttgttttttgtttttatattaaaaatgttcataaaacCAATTTTCTTTATACTCTCCTGTGTTATGTATCATTGTATTTCTAAAGAAAACTAATATCAACTTTACAAAATATGAATGCTAATGCGTACATTTCTCTGTTATTTACATTAAACTTAGATATTTTATCCGAACTCAAAAACCTGCACCGAGACCGATCCGAAAATGCATGTtcagtttaaataatattttattattttaaacctaaatgtagttaatatttatatatataaactatattatatgaATTCAAGTACCTATTCAGTTCTCAGTTTGGTTTCGATTTTTCagttttagaaatatatgatCAACTAGTATAACTGATAGGATCCATACCCAAACCAAATTTcgttttttggtttggtttgattttgtttcagaTAAATGTGCCAGTGACTAgctataattttgaaatttgaaatacaatattttagatgAAGAAATATGTGGATATGATTTGTACAGTTTTTCagatatataaagatttttataaattaaataacagTTGTTTATACTAGTATCACTGGTatctaaatttataatttattataaattaattgaatatttttggatattttaatttaattttgtttaaagaCAACTAgcacaattattattttttaaacataaaataattgcCTATAAATCTCATTTATAGCatattaaattatgtatatgagatatataaaataatttttaaaagaaaatttatattttaataattatactaGTATCGctgatttttaatttgtaaaatataaatatatcatatgTATCCCGCAATTGTACTATTTATGGTATATGTCACCATTCATACTTTGTTTTGAACCGTTTTTTTAGACGAACCGCAGTTGTTCCGCAGCATGCGTTTCTCTTATACAAACCGCAGCTAAACCGCACCGCAGTATCCAAtccgcttgtcccgcaccgctcaaaccgcTGTTACCATTCGGAGCCATAACTTATGTGTGtaaattgatttaaatatttatactgtatatttttaaacaatatttttggaacgtgagaaagaggagaagagatctTATCAACTCATAATCATATGCATGCAGCAGCATGCagagattttaaaaagataattctatttttatgaattaatctTAAAAACGTCCCACTTCTTGGCATTAATTAGCATTAATCATTTCTACATCTCTCGTAACTCCAAACTTTACAGGGCAATCAATTAGCCGTCAATGCCTACTTTTCCCGTAGAGTTCTATAACTTCACTTGTATACCTTCTCTTTCCATATCTACCAGTATATTTTTATCTAcacctctttctttctttatctGATTAGTGATCATATTAATGATGATGAACTCGTTTAGCAGTTTGGAGTGTGATAAGGTATTTGACAAAGAAGATAAGCCATTCTCGTTTCTAGAGTATTTCTCTTATCAAAGGTAAAAATATTGATCACGAGCCCTCTTTTTACATGTTtatacttctttttttattgATCCATAACTTAATGTTGTGTGCTCGTTAATGCAGCGAGTTCACCAATAATTTCTTTGGATTGGAAGATGAAATTATTTCCTCTGGCAACTATGATTATTATCTTCCATCTGCCTCAAACTTTCTGGCTTTACCTGATCTTGAACCCATCTCCATCGTCTCTCATGAAGGTACGTAACTACGTATAATTATATACACACATGCACTATATTGTATTTAGACTCTCATGTGTTCTGTAAGAATTTCTAACTCTTATCTTTTTGCTTATACAGATTTACTTAACGAGTACGGTTCTGTTTCATGGACTGAAAAAGAGTCGATGTTTGATGAACATCAAAGAGAAGATTTTGATTTGGTGAAAAAGACTGAAACTGTCAAGAAAAGAGTCAGAGAAGAATGTGCTTATAGTAGCTATGTTGCAAAGCCATTGTCGAAGGAAACCATCTCATTGTACTATGACATGCCAATAGCTCAAGCGGCTAAGGAGCTTAACATTGGTTTAACTCTTTTGAAGAAGAAATGTCGTGACTTGGGTATTCAGCGTTGGCCTCATCGTAAGTTCATGAGCCTAGATAATCTCATCGAGAATGTCAAGGTATATATATGAACTATCCCATACTTATACTACGATTAAGTTGTAACTTGTGAAATTcctaaagattttttttcaaaaaccaaCACAAAGCTCTCTAGGGATTAAGTAGGAATCATATATTGtatggttttttgttttttctcttcatattttaagttttgtgaTTTAGTGAACTTTTGATGTTGTAACCAAGTAGTGATAGTTCAATGGTTGAGTTAAAGTGGGTCGAGGTCAGGGTTCGAATCTAACCAGCTACATATTTCCACTATTAGCCTTCTACTTAGCCAATATAGGAGATGAACGAATTTTGATGTGACTACCTTTGTAACTGAAACAGGAGaagttggagaaaggggaaggGAACGCAGATgagcaaagaaaaaaattggaaaagctcaagaaggagaagaaaaggaTGAAGGAGTCTCCAGATTTGGAATATGAGGATAAGACAAAGAGATTGAGACAAGCTTGTTACAAGGCTAACcataagagaaagagaagactTGTCATGTCTACGTCAACCGCATgacatcatcttctctttgatcAGTAAAATACACAACAAGACTAGATTGACTAATAAGTGCACGATTTGTTTGGAAGAGTTTAACTGTACCATCTAGACTTAAGTTTGACGATGAATCTATGTTGTGTACAGGCTTGTAAGCAATCAtgtttgttctttttgtttggTCGAAATCAGTCATGTTTGTTCATCGCGTCGTTTTGAGTTGGCATATGAATTGATGAATGGTGAATGAGATTGAGAACTAGGTAGCGATATTGTTTAAAGCTTTGCGACTTGCGCAAAATCATATATAGTTTATTCTTATGTTAATCTTTTTGCTCTCGGTTCAGTCTAGCATTGGACTCTGGTTCAAGAATCATTCGACTGATTCTAAATCATTGTGAAGTGTCGGTTCAAAGGAGATTATTAAATGAGGAAATCTCCAAATTCGTAGTAAAATCTAAATTATTCTAATTTCTTAACCTCAATGTCACCTCACTctttaaatactaaactctaaaaactaatcaataaa
The sequence above is drawn from the Brassica napus cultivar Da-Ae chromosome A8, Da-Ae, whole genome shotgun sequence genome and encodes:
- the LOC111199849 gene encoding protein PHYTOCHROME KINASE SUBSTRATE 3-like is translated as MDAEKKSAHFHQISTHKPQLLVLSSIQEQPSSKTSDKPTIKASVADVDSEIGVFGAEKYFSMKLDHVDSTVDITKPHEKENKEYHPHTNTQLTKTTSSRSRTSRHGTPSVRSESSYNSQTFLMRMNNNNDNKQRKTNDVSVSFGGFRCNGPCSGVKTINTDRKIAGKGRNYDRDFVAYDARKHMDKPRPMIPIPIQRSDIAMNLERKLSMLTWDAIPNHKNNIHNNGNNSSMSSKTQEEETASEASSDLFEIENITSSVYEPSEVSIGWSVVTGSMADQSVISDFDIMKRGTRSGSVVKTKPVIAEKVRSGGFLSGCKSYKAVSVVDSAKNVKEAAKVDHHEISQHKKLKTEIRIQDLSFL
- the LOC106361980 gene encoding NAP1-related protein 2-like produces the protein MVGDKSKKAKTDEENVEQIDGELVLSIEKLQAIQDDLEKINEKASDEVLEVEQKYNGIRKPVYDKRGDIIKAIPDFWLTAFLSHPALGELLTEEDQKIFKYLSSLEVEDAKDVKSGYSITFNFNPNPYFEDGKLTKTFTFLEEGTTKITATPIKWKEGKGLSNGVDHEKNGNKRALPEESFFTWFSDAQHKEEDVEVEIHDEVADIIKEDLWANPLTYFNNEADEEDFDDEDDEGEEGDSDEDDDAEGEDGEE
- the LOC106359296 gene encoding protein RKD1 codes for the protein MMNSFSSLECDKVFDKEDKPFSFLEYFSYQSEFTNNFFGLEDEIISSGNYDYYLPSASNFLALPDLEPISIVSHEDLLNEYGSVSWTEKESMFDEHQREDFDLVKKTETVKKRVREECAYSSYVAKPLSKETISLYYDMPIAQAAKELNIGLTLLKKKCRDLGIQRWPHRKFMSLDNLIENVKEKLEKGEGNADEQRKKLEKLKKEKKRMKESPDLEYEDKTKRLRQACYKANHKRKRRLVMSTSTA